One window of the Benincasa hispida cultivar B227 chromosome 3, ASM972705v1, whole genome shotgun sequence genome contains the following:
- the LOC120073776 gene encoding uncharacterized protein LOC120073776 isoform X3 produces MKSVHFQVLRLRQKHPTTSSIYITKFGSKNLDTQAEKGSLKKREMGVVSCSNDGYLNDAKFSEPLPWIGIYIAAASLVCLLAMAADLIHGIRHRKFWFPFVPSTKSYLEMKYSVRHELASKECALNGKGNKAVIERLKEGLMKYWMMAQTTSPQFVMGRSATCTASGAICLLSAAILAEAILTSYLLKRSFKFCNGQSDYKWSITFILVIQCVAVVVGTIAPAIRWFTAIKFRCPKLRKGGYKKEFKLEYYWIRYLVEMKEAPLTIRVKNRRCRKLAHNAKNKFLDGCIILQTIIVFTSKVIRLISIFFFRGIFSFCDCFKSLKNKLCFNSTNSLNNSGSEVDADSQLDLSRFVLYLEGEDDLVHFMVTNNYHAVHHWIQKGKKKKPKILIQLLERTIMSRGFKGVVEFDNHQVPCLDSKEPQNCWALPVVTLTAIAISLPNISRHLIKHLVNGVNEGLRYIRLVEDCFDKEGDFENLKKAAEIVWLGIDLHNKWLDIDLHKISHHKESPKEILEQLSHQAKKIYSAERTTNQLLCLKLSTSKWPIKILAANCMYRISESMLLKYEKNYKCTNEQLFTEIEAMISAIMGACSTNLEKVISTKCANCVIEKREKSVRKAAYILGKTGRILDLIEKATLPALDPHQMASIDEWRLAYKLEI; encoded by the exons ATGAAGTCCGTCCATTTCCAAGTCTTGAGATTGAGACAGAAACATCCTACAACTTcttcaatatatataacaaaatttggaTCAAAGAATTTAGACACACAAGCAGAAAAAGGCAGcttaaaaaagagagagatggGAGTGGTCAGTTGCAGCAATGATGGGTACCTGAATGATGCTAAATTCAGCGAGCCCTTGCCATGGATTGGCATCTACATAGCTGCAGCCTCTTTGGTCTGCCTATTAGCGATGGCTGCCGATCTCATCCACGGTATCCGCCACAGAAAATTCTGGTTTCCCT TTGTCCCATCAACTAAAAGCTACCTGGAAATGAAGTATAGCGTAAGACATGAGTTAGCATCGAAAGAGTGTGCTTTAAATGGAAAAGGAAACAAAGCAGTAATTGAAAGACTCAAAGAGGGTTTAATGAAATATTGGATGATGGCTCAAACCACCAGCCCCCAGTTTGTGATGGGTCGGTCCGCCACATGTACTGCTTCTGGGGCAATCTGTCTTCTTAGTGCTGCAATTTTAGCTGAGGCTATTCTTACATCCTACCTGTTGAAGAGATCATTTAAGTTCTGTAATGGCCAGTCTGATTATAAATGGTCGATCACTTTTATCCTGGTGATACAGTGTGTTGCAGTGGTAGTAGGGACTATTGCCCCAGCAATCAGATGGTTTACAGCTATAAAATTCAGGTGTCCAAAGCTGAGAAAAGGGGgttacaagaaggaattcaaaTTAGAATACTACTGGATTCGATATCTAGTAGAAATGAAAGAGGCCCCATTAACTATCAGGGTTAAAAATAGAAGATGCAGAAAGCTTGCTCATAATGCAAAAAACAAGTTTCTGGATGGATGCATTATCCTACAAACAATAATAGTGTTCACAAGCAAAGTGATTCGActcatttccattttctttttcagaGGAATCTTCTCATTCTGTGACTGtttcaaaagtttgaaaaacaaACTGTGTTTTAACAGCACCAATTCTCTCAACAATTCAGGGTCAGAAGTTGATGCTGATTCACAGCTAGATCTAAGTCGTTTTGTTCTATATCTTGAAGGTGAAGATGATCTAGTTCATTTCATGGTAACAAACAATTATCATGCGGTACATCATTGGATtcaaaaagggaagaagaaaaaacctaaGATTCTCATTCAACTATTGGAAAGAACAATCATGTCACGAGGTTTCAAAGGAGTGGTGGAGTTTGACAACCATCAAGTTCCATGTCTAGATTCCAAAGAGCCCCAAAATTGCTGGGCTCTTCCTGTGGTGACATTAACAGCCAtagcaatttctcttccaaacATAAGTCGTCATTTAATCAAACACTTGGTGAACGGAGTAAATGAAGGTCTCCGATACATAAGACTGGTTGAGGATTGCTTCGACAAGGAAGGGGATTTCGAAAACCTAAAAAAAGCAGCTGAAATCGTTTGGCTAGGAATTGATCTCCACAATAAATGGCTGGACATAGATCTCCACAAAATTTCACATCATAAGGAAAGTCCAAAAGAAATTCTCGAACAACTTTCACATCAAGCAAAGAAAATCTACTCCGCGGAGAGGACGACTAATCAACTTCTATGCTTGAAGCTAAGTACTTCAAAATGGCCAATCAAGATATTGGCTGCAAACTGTATGTACAGAATAAGCGAATCAATGCTGCTAAAATACGAAAAGAATTACAAGTGCACAAATGAACAATTGTTCACGGAAATCGAAGCCATGATTTCTGCCATAATGGGAGCTTGCTCGACGAATTTGGAGAAAGTGATATCAACGAAATGTGCGAACTGTGTGATTGAAAAGCGAGAGAAGAGCGTGAGAAAAGCGGCTTACATTCTTGGGAAAACAGGGAGGATTTTGGACCTCATTGAGAAGGCGACACTTCCAGCACTTGATCCACATCAAATGGCAAGCATTGATGAATGGCGATTGGCTTACAAGCTGGAGATCTAG
- the LOC120073776 gene encoding uncharacterized protein LOC120073776 isoform X1: protein MKSVHFQVLRLRQKHPTTSSIYITKFGSKNLDTQAEKGSLKKREMGVVSCSNDGYLNDAKFSEPLPWIGIYIAAASLVCLLAMAADLIHGIRHRKFWFPYQLAKLSSAVLMCTIMANCMPSLGSMENQEIFMNVMALGILVITLIVNVGMEMGTGVIYVYMKEHVSILILMLVLLGILNFSASVVPSTKSYLEMKYSVRHELASKECALNGKGNKAVIERLKEGLMKYWMMAQTTSPQFVMGRSATCTASGAICLLSAAILAEAILTSYLLKRSFKFCNGQSDYKWSITFILVIQCVAVVVGTIAPAIRWFTAIKFRCPKLRKGGYKKEFKLEYYWIRYLVEMKEAPLTIRVKNRRCRKLAHNAKNKFLDGCIILQTIIVFTSKVIRLISIFFFRGIFSFCDCFKSLKNKLCFNSTNSLNNSGSEVDADSQLDLSRFVLYLEGEDDLVHFMVTNNYHAVHHWIQKGKKKKPKILIQLLERTIMSRGFKGVVEFDNHQVPCLDSKEPQNCWALPVVTLTAIAISLPNISRHLIKHLVNGVNEGLRYIRLVEDCFDKEGDFENLKKAAEIVWLGIDLHNKWLDIDLHKISHHKESPKEILEQLSHQAKKIYSAERTTNQLLCLKLSTSKWPIKILAANCMYRISESMLLKYEKNYKCTNEQLFTEIEAMISAIMGACSTNLEKVISTKCANCVIEKREKSVRKAAYILGKTGRILDLIEKATLPALDPHQMASIDEWRLAYKLEI from the exons ATGAAGTCCGTCCATTTCCAAGTCTTGAGATTGAGACAGAAACATCCTACAACTTcttcaatatatataacaaaatttggaTCAAAGAATTTAGACACACAAGCAGAAAAAGGCAGcttaaaaaagagagagatggGAGTGGTCAGTTGCAGCAATGATGGGTACCTGAATGATGCTAAATTCAGCGAGCCCTTGCCATGGATTGGCATCTACATAGCTGCAGCCTCTTTGGTCTGCCTATTAGCGATGGCTGCCGATCTCATCCACGGTATCCGCCACAGAAAATTCTGGTTTCCCT ATCAGCTTGCAAAGCTAAGTAGTGCTGTGTTGATGTGCACCATCATGGCTAATTGTATGCCTTCTCTTGGATCTATGGAAAATCAAGAAATCTTTATGAACGTTATGGCTTTGGGGATTCTTGTTATTACCCTTATCGTAAACGTTGGTATGGAGATGGGTACTGGAGTGATCTACGTTTATATGAAAGAGCATGTTTCCATTCTAATACTGATGCTTGTTTTGCTTGGTATCTTGAACTTTTCTGCTTCAGTTGTCCCATCAACTAAAAGCTACCTGGAAATGAAGTATAGCGTAAGACATGAGTTAGCATCGAAAGAGTGTGCTTTAAATGGAAAAGGAAACAAAGCAGTAATTGAAAGACTCAAAGAGGGTTTAATGAAATATTGGATGATGGCTCAAACCACCAGCCCCCAGTTTGTGATGGGTCGGTCCGCCACATGTACTGCTTCTGGGGCAATCTGTCTTCTTAGTGCTGCAATTTTAGCTGAGGCTATTCTTACATCCTACCTGTTGAAGAGATCATTTAAGTTCTGTAATGGCCAGTCTGATTATAAATGGTCGATCACTTTTATCCTGGTGATACAGTGTGTTGCAGTGGTAGTAGGGACTATTGCCCCAGCAATCAGATGGTTTACAGCTATAAAATTCAGGTGTCCAAAGCTGAGAAAAGGGGgttacaagaaggaattcaaaTTAGAATACTACTGGATTCGATATCTAGTAGAAATGAAAGAGGCCCCATTAACTATCAGGGTTAAAAATAGAAGATGCAGAAAGCTTGCTCATAATGCAAAAAACAAGTTTCTGGATGGATGCATTATCCTACAAACAATAATAGTGTTCACAAGCAAAGTGATTCGActcatttccattttctttttcagaGGAATCTTCTCATTCTGTGACTGtttcaaaagtttgaaaaacaaACTGTGTTTTAACAGCACCAATTCTCTCAACAATTCAGGGTCAGAAGTTGATGCTGATTCACAGCTAGATCTAAGTCGTTTTGTTCTATATCTTGAAGGTGAAGATGATCTAGTTCATTTCATGGTAACAAACAATTATCATGCGGTACATCATTGGATtcaaaaagggaagaagaaaaaacctaaGATTCTCATTCAACTATTGGAAAGAACAATCATGTCACGAGGTTTCAAAGGAGTGGTGGAGTTTGACAACCATCAAGTTCCATGTCTAGATTCCAAAGAGCCCCAAAATTGCTGGGCTCTTCCTGTGGTGACATTAACAGCCAtagcaatttctcttccaaacATAAGTCGTCATTTAATCAAACACTTGGTGAACGGAGTAAATGAAGGTCTCCGATACATAAGACTGGTTGAGGATTGCTTCGACAAGGAAGGGGATTTCGAAAACCTAAAAAAAGCAGCTGAAATCGTTTGGCTAGGAATTGATCTCCACAATAAATGGCTGGACATAGATCTCCACAAAATTTCACATCATAAGGAAAGTCCAAAAGAAATTCTCGAACAACTTTCACATCAAGCAAAGAAAATCTACTCCGCGGAGAGGACGACTAATCAACTTCTATGCTTGAAGCTAAGTACTTCAAAATGGCCAATCAAGATATTGGCTGCAAACTGTATGTACAGAATAAGCGAATCAATGCTGCTAAAATACGAAAAGAATTACAAGTGCACAAATGAACAATTGTTCACGGAAATCGAAGCCATGATTTCTGCCATAATGGGAGCTTGCTCGACGAATTTGGAGAAAGTGATATCAACGAAATGTGCGAACTGTGTGATTGAAAAGCGAGAGAAGAGCGTGAGAAAAGCGGCTTACATTCTTGGGAAAACAGGGAGGATTTTGGACCTCATTGAGAAGGCGACACTTCCAGCACTTGATCCACATCAAATGGCAAGCATTGATGAATGGCGATTGGCTTACAAGCTGGAGATCTAG
- the LOC120073776 gene encoding uncharacterized protein LOC120073776 isoform X2 has protein sequence MKSVHFQVLRLRQKHPTTSSIYITKFGSKNLDTQAEKGSLKKREMGVVSCSNDGYLNDAKFSEPLPWIGIYIAAASLVCLLAMAADLIHGIRHRKFWFPCKFFTLNSTSLTLIAVAIKLSVDLNTSMPGREDQLAKLSSAVLMCTIMANCMPSLGSMENQEIFMNVMALGILVITLIVNVVVPSTKSYLEMKYSVRHELASKECALNGKGNKAVIERLKEGLMKYWMMAQTTSPQFVMGRSATCTASGAICLLSAAILAEAILTSYLLKRSFKFCNGQSDYKWSITFILVIQCVAVVVGTIAPAIRWFTAIKFRCPKLRKGGYKKEFKLEYYWIRYLVEMKEAPLTIRVKNRRCRKLAHNAKNKFLDGCIILQTIIVFTSKVIRLISIFFFRGIFSFCDCFKSLKNKLCFNSTNSLNNSGSEVDADSQLDLSRFVLYLEGEDDLVHFMVTNNYHAVHHWIQKGKKKKPKILIQLLERTIMSRGFKGVVEFDNHQVPCLDSKEPQNCWALPVVTLTAIAISLPNISRHLIKHLVNGVNEGLRYIRLVEDCFDKEGDFENLKKAAEIVWLGIDLHNKWLDIDLHKISHHKESPKEILEQLSHQAKKIYSAERTTNQLLCLKLSTSKWPIKILAANCMYRISESMLLKYEKNYKCTNEQLFTEIEAMISAIMGACSTNLEKVISTKCANCVIEKREKSVRKAAYILGKTGRILDLIEKATLPALDPHQMASIDEWRLAYKLEI, from the exons ATGAAGTCCGTCCATTTCCAAGTCTTGAGATTGAGACAGAAACATCCTACAACTTcttcaatatatataacaaaatttggaTCAAAGAATTTAGACACACAAGCAGAAAAAGGCAGcttaaaaaagagagagatggGAGTGGTCAGTTGCAGCAATGATGGGTACCTGAATGATGCTAAATTCAGCGAGCCCTTGCCATGGATTGGCATCTACATAGCTGCAGCCTCTTTGGTCTGCCTATTAGCGATGGCTGCCGATCTCATCCACGGTATCCGCCACAGAAAATTCTGGTTTCCCTGTAAGTTCTTCACTCTTAACTCCACTTCCTTAACCCTGATAGCTGTGGCCATTAAGCTCTCTGTGGATCTAAACACTTCCATGCCTGGCAGAGAAGATCAGCTTGCAAAGCTAAGTAGTGCTGTGTTGATGTGCACCATCATGGCTAATTGTATGCCTTCTCTTGGATCTATGGAAAATCAAGAAATCTTTATGAACGTTATGGCTTTGGGGATTCTTGTTATTACCCTTATCGTAAACGTTG TTGTCCCATCAACTAAAAGCTACCTGGAAATGAAGTATAGCGTAAGACATGAGTTAGCATCGAAAGAGTGTGCTTTAAATGGAAAAGGAAACAAAGCAGTAATTGAAAGACTCAAAGAGGGTTTAATGAAATATTGGATGATGGCTCAAACCACCAGCCCCCAGTTTGTGATGGGTCGGTCCGCCACATGTACTGCTTCTGGGGCAATCTGTCTTCTTAGTGCTGCAATTTTAGCTGAGGCTATTCTTACATCCTACCTGTTGAAGAGATCATTTAAGTTCTGTAATGGCCAGTCTGATTATAAATGGTCGATCACTTTTATCCTGGTGATACAGTGTGTTGCAGTGGTAGTAGGGACTATTGCCCCAGCAATCAGATGGTTTACAGCTATAAAATTCAGGTGTCCAAAGCTGAGAAAAGGGGgttacaagaaggaattcaaaTTAGAATACTACTGGATTCGATATCTAGTAGAAATGAAAGAGGCCCCATTAACTATCAGGGTTAAAAATAGAAGATGCAGAAAGCTTGCTCATAATGCAAAAAACAAGTTTCTGGATGGATGCATTATCCTACAAACAATAATAGTGTTCACAAGCAAAGTGATTCGActcatttccattttctttttcagaGGAATCTTCTCATTCTGTGACTGtttcaaaagtttgaaaaacaaACTGTGTTTTAACAGCACCAATTCTCTCAACAATTCAGGGTCAGAAGTTGATGCTGATTCACAGCTAGATCTAAGTCGTTTTGTTCTATATCTTGAAGGTGAAGATGATCTAGTTCATTTCATGGTAACAAACAATTATCATGCGGTACATCATTGGATtcaaaaagggaagaagaaaaaacctaaGATTCTCATTCAACTATTGGAAAGAACAATCATGTCACGAGGTTTCAAAGGAGTGGTGGAGTTTGACAACCATCAAGTTCCATGTCTAGATTCCAAAGAGCCCCAAAATTGCTGGGCTCTTCCTGTGGTGACATTAACAGCCAtagcaatttctcttccaaacATAAGTCGTCATTTAATCAAACACTTGGTGAACGGAGTAAATGAAGGTCTCCGATACATAAGACTGGTTGAGGATTGCTTCGACAAGGAAGGGGATTTCGAAAACCTAAAAAAAGCAGCTGAAATCGTTTGGCTAGGAATTGATCTCCACAATAAATGGCTGGACATAGATCTCCACAAAATTTCACATCATAAGGAAAGTCCAAAAGAAATTCTCGAACAACTTTCACATCAAGCAAAGAAAATCTACTCCGCGGAGAGGACGACTAATCAACTTCTATGCTTGAAGCTAAGTACTTCAAAATGGCCAATCAAGATATTGGCTGCAAACTGTATGTACAGAATAAGCGAATCAATGCTGCTAAAATACGAAAAGAATTACAAGTGCACAAATGAACAATTGTTCACGGAAATCGAAGCCATGATTTCTGCCATAATGGGAGCTTGCTCGACGAATTTGGAGAAAGTGATATCAACGAAATGTGCGAACTGTGTGATTGAAAAGCGAGAGAAGAGCGTGAGAAAAGCGGCTTACATTCTTGGGAAAACAGGGAGGATTTTGGACCTCATTGAGAAGGCGACACTTCCAGCACTTGATCCACATCAAATGGCAAGCATTGATGAATGGCGATTGGCTTACAAGCTGGAGATCTAG